From Coturnix japonica isolate 7356 chromosome 3, Coturnix japonica 2.1, whole genome shotgun sequence, the proteins below share one genomic window:
- the LOC116653124 gene encoding uncharacterized protein LOC116653124: MPQARNRLKPVQTGRFHLGLVFSPWRRGAFGNLRPPPSERSHWSRAMAPSERPARSLGGRHVNPLSPSEACGERAATSEDWTDGIRPLPDSARGAGCCALIGRAELSVRGWPAFKFSNGGRRNKLPFYWFAARRRERGLCAALPWRVAFGPFGPMGRCVAAGPLCCRWLWKNTAPRERGGGGGLCCDGGLYLTAALASGSTRKMLKIPHKCRVGQSAGLLPSGKDTTEGPPTISSPVPRLTSTRKGETSSLFRCKVGEQEVRGITFIERFLLEMKGLLVIIKISITM; this comes from the exons ATGCCACAGGCTCGGAACCGGCTCAAACCGGTTCAGACTGGGAGATTCCATCTCGGTTTAGTTTTCAGCCCATGGCGCCGCGGAGCGTTTGGAAACCTCAGGCCTCCGCCCAGCGAGCGCTCCCATTGGTCCCGAGCGATGGCGCCTAGCGAGCGACCTGCGCGCTCATTGGGCGGGCGGCACGTCAATCCGCTGAGCCCCTCGGAGGCGTGCGGGGAGCGAGCGGCGACGAGCGAGGATTGGACAGACGGGATCCGCCCCCTCCCCGACAGCGCGCGAGGGGCGGGCTGCTGCGCGCTGATTGGCCGAGCCGAGCTGTCAGTCAGAGGATGGCCCGCCTTCAAGTTCTCAAACGGCGGGCGGAGGAACAAACTGCCTTTCTATTGGTTCGCAGCTCGGCGCCGAGAGCGCGGCCTGTGCGCTGCCCTGCCGTGGAGGGTGGCGTTCGGTCCGTTCGGTCCGATGGGCCGTTGTGTTGCCGCTGGGCCGTTGTGTTGCCGATGGCTGTGGAAAAACACAGCGCCGAGAGAacggggcggcggcggcggacTGTGTTGCGATGGCGGGCTTTACCTCACGGCCGCCCTCGCCTCAGGGAG TACAAGGAAGATGTTGAAAATTCCACACAAGTGCAGAGTAGGCCAGTCAGCTGGGCTTCTTCCGTCTGGAAAAGACACAACGGAGGGGCCACCTACTATCAGCTCCCCAGTACCCAGGCTGACTTCTACAAGAAAGGGTGAGACAAGTTCTTTATTTAGATGTAAAGTAGGAGAACAAGAGGTGAGAGGTATAACCTTTATTGAGAGGTTCCTGCTGGAAATGAAGGGACTACTTGtcattataaaaataagcataacAATGTAA